A single window of [Clostridium] hylemonae DSM 15053 DNA harbors:
- a CDS encoding substrate-binding domain-containing protein, protein MATTKNFLETNPDLDVIFTCTDALVPGIVAALKEAGKTGKVGEENHVGIYSVDGAGEVLKLIEDGRLTELSHNIRSSLVLIR, encoded by the coding sequence TTGGCAACCACGAAAAATTTCCTGGAGACGAACCCGGATCTGGATGTTATCTTTACCTGTACAGATGCGTTAGTACCTGGAATCGTAGCAGCATTAAAAGAAGCCGGCAAGACAGGAAAGGTCGGGGAGGAGAACCATGTGGGAATCTATTCGGTAGACGGCGCAGGAGAGGTTCTTAAATTAATCGAAGACGGACGGTTGACGGAACTTTCTCACAATATCCGATCCAGTTTGGTATTGATACGGTGA
- a CDS encoding ATP-binding cassette domain-containing protein, which translates to MKINISAKDTVRSLRAAEKQIIEILKAMTTNAKIMVLDEPTSS; encoded by the coding sequence ATGAAAATAAATATCAGCGCGAAAGATACGGTCCGCAGCTTACGTGCGGCTGAGAAACAGATCATAGAGATATTAAAGGCAATGACAACGAATGCAAAGATCATGGTACTGGATGAGCCGACTTCTTCCTGA
- a CDS encoding ATP-binding cassette domain-containing protein, translating into MQQLELKNFTSENKFKNISLTVKAGEIMGVCGLLGAGKSELARAVYGLDSYDSGELYLYGEEIRNPSPEKMMAKGTALITEDRKQEGFSQLLSIRETITLSNLGSFCNKAGVIKETGRKKFAEDMAKRMTVKCDSIEQRISELSGGNQQRSLSEDVSQVCPGCSFWMNLQEGGCICKDGDIQYID; encoded by the coding sequence ATACAACAGCTTGAACTGAAGAATTTCACGAGTGAAAACAAATTTAAAAATATCAGCCTCACAGTCAAAGCGGGAGAGATCATGGGTGTATGCGGACTGCTTGGAGCCGGAAAATCGGAGCTTGCAAGGGCAGTATACGGACTGGACTCTTATGATAGTGGAGAACTCTATCTTTACGGAGAGGAGATCAGGAATCCATCTCCGGAAAAGATGATGGCAAAAGGAACGGCACTGATAACAGAAGACAGAAAACAGGAAGGCTTTTCACAGCTGCTATCAATTCGGGAGACGATCACACTCTCAAATCTTGGGTCATTCTGCAATAAAGCAGGTGTTATAAAAGAAACAGGAAGAAAGAAATTTGCAGAAGATATGGCCAAAAGGATGACAGTGAAGTGTGACTCAATAGAACAGAGAATATCTGAATTATCAGGCGGCAATCAGCAAAGGTCATTATCGGAAGATGTGTCGCAAGTATGCCCCGGCTGTTCATTCTGGATGAACCTACAAGAGGGTGGATGTATATGCAAAGATGGAGATATACAATATATTGACTGA
- a CDS encoding sugar ABC transporter substrate-binding protein, which produces MGVAPIENEAIGPALTTVNEAGVPVFCVDRRGEGEVVSTLETDNVKAGEAMAEQLVKDYGEDVDVLIIQGVLSDTPTLDRTQGVKNVLEKYENITIVGEPSAGEYTMKPRWQPRKISWRRTRIWMLSLPVQMR; this is translated from the coding sequence ATAGGCGTAGCTCCCATTGAAAATGAAGCTATCGGGCCTGCGCTTACGACTGTAAATGAGGCAGGTGTTCCTGTATTCTGTGTGGACAGACGGGGAGAGGGAGAAGTGGTATCCACATTAGAGACAGACAATGTAAAGGCAGGAGAGGCGATGGCAGAGCAGCTCGTGAAAGATTATGGAGAAGATGTAGACGTACTGATCATCCAAGGTGTTCTTTCTGATACTCCGACACTTGACCGGACACAAGGCGTAAAAAATGTCCTGGAAAAATATGAGAATATCACCATTGTCGGGGAGCCGTCAGCAGGAGAGTACACAATGAAGCCGCGTTGGCAACCACGAAAAATTTCCTGGAGACGAACCCGGATCTGGATGTTATCTTTACCTGTACAGATGCGTTAG
- a CDS encoding heavy metal-binding domain-containing protein: MRPRKNDRSGSCKGANAIIGIDFDITSISDVIAAAIVSGTAVVIEKIEE; the protein is encoded by the coding sequence ATGCGGCCCAGGAAAAATGATCGATCAGGCAGTTGTAAAGGGGCGAATGCAATTATTGGAATAGATTTTGATATCACGTCCATTTCTGATGTGATAGCAGCTGCTATAGTAAGCGGAACAGCAGTAGTTATAGAAAAGATTGAGGAGTAA
- a CDS encoding iron hydrogenase small subunit: protein MTGGEQTYDFVEIMTCPGGCIGGGGQPKTEVPMTDAVRQARIMALYDKDASMTLRYSHENPDIKKSI from the coding sequence ATGACCGGAGGGGAACAGACTTATGATTTTGTGGAGATCATGACCTGTCCGGGCGGATGCATCGGAGGAGGAGGCCAGCCGAAGACGGAGGTGCCCATGACCGATGCGGTCAGACAGGCGCGGATCATGGCGCTGTATGACAAAGATGCGTCTATGACCTTGCGGTACAGTCACGAGAACCCGGATATCAAAAAAAGTATATGA
- a CDS encoding ATP-binding cassette domain-containing protein has translation MAGKSTLIKILNGIYSLDGGDISIEGKTVQIRQPSDAEKYGISFVHQELNVCLDLNVAENIFVGSLQKDKFGLYDAKRRSARRRN, from the coding sequence ATGGCCGGAAAAAGTACGCTGATCAAGATATTAAACGGTATCTACAGTCTGGATGGCGGGGACATCAGCATAGAAGGAAAAACTGTACAGATCAGGCAGCCAAGCGACGCGGAAAAGTACGGCATATCCTTTGTCCACCAGGAGCTGAATGTCTGTCTGGATCTAAATGTTGCGGAAAATATATTTGTAGGCAGCCTTCAAAAGGATAAGTTTGGTCTTTACGACGCCAAAAGACGATCCGCAAGGCGCAGGAATTGA
- a CDS encoding alcohol dehydrogenase catalytic domain-containing protein produces the protein MKKTDTFRHPASAATSFLERWLKRGGVKDVEIGDRVISEQIVPCNDCEYCRAEITGCAAKVMCMALKITHKEDLHNI, from the coding sequence GTGAAGAAGACAGATACATTCAGGCACCCTGCATCGGCGGCCACGAGTTTTTTGGAGAGGTGGCTGAAAAGGGGCGGAGTAAAGGATGTAGAGATCGGTGACAGGGTGATCTCTGAACAGATCGTTCCCTGTAATGACTGTGAATACTGCAGGGCGGAAATTACTGGATGTGCCGCCAAAGTGATGTGTATGGCTTTAAAGATCACACACAAGGAGGATTTGCACAATATATGA
- a CDS encoding MarR family transcriptional regulator, which translates to MRLLRFTTGLEPTGITVNQFSLLMNLSRLGSGSISELAAYVGLERTTLTRTLKPLTERGFIKDVSEKGRRDKKLQLTSLGKETLNKGFHYGNQRSPK; encoded by the coding sequence ATGCGGTTACTTCGTTTTACGACAGGCCTTGAACCAACAGGGATCACTGTAAATCAGTTTTCTTTATTAATGAATTTAAGCCGCCTGGGATCCGGCAGTATCAGCGAACTTGCCGCTTATGTTGGTTTGGAGAGGACAACTTTGACACGTACGTTAAAACCGCTGACGGAACGGGGATTTATTAAGGATGTATCAGAGAAGGGCAGAAGAGACAAGAAGCTGCAGCTTACAAGTCTTGGGAAAGAGACTCTGAACAAGGGATTCCACTATGGGAATCAGCGCAGTCCGAAATAG
- a CDS encoding 4Fe-4S binding protein: protein MKHEFAEIRIPIESDNPAVRREESLCIKCGQCRQVCEREVAVGRLYDLKSTNDTAICVHCGQCANVCPVDSIKEVYEYRKVKEAVEDPEKIVIFSTSPSVRVGLGKSSGIRLGVLWKARWWLRLEVLEQTMCSIRTLPQT from the coding sequence ATGAAGCACGAATTTGCGGAAATCAGGATTCCCATAGAATCTGACAATCCAGCAGTGAGAAGAGAGGAAAGCCTGTGTATCAAATGCGGTCAGTGCAGGCAGGTGTGTGAGCGGGAAGTTGCCGTCGGCCGTCTTTATGATCTGAAAAGTACGAATGACACTGCCATATGTGTACATTGCGGTCAGTGCGCCAATGTCTGTCCGGTGGATTCGATCAAGGAAGTGTATGAGTACAGAAAGGTCAAAGAGGCAGTGGAGGATCCGGAGAAGATCGTTATTTTCAGTACGTCTCCGTCAGTGCGGGTCGGACTGGGGAAGAGTTCGGGTATCCGGCTGGGAGTTTTGTGGAAGGCAAGATGGTGGCTGCGCTTAGAAGTCTTGGAGCAGACTATGTGCTCGATACGAACTTTGCCGCAGACCTGA
- a CDS encoding ATP-binding cassette domain-containing protein codes for MGPSGCGKTTLLHILMGIEEPDSGEVTGSPAAG; via the coding sequence ATGGGTCCGTCCGGCTGCGGAAAGACTACGCTGCTGCATATACTGATGGGAATCGAGGAGCCAGACTCCGGTGAGGTTACCGGGTCCCCAGCGGCCGGTTGA
- a CDS encoding DAK2 domain-containing protein: MKAVLGKEDYLDYFSRVLKKLEQEKDYVTELDAATGDGDHWANMYTGFKKLTDSAEDLRKENLSGLMKRCGMLLMSGIGGSSGVLYGGAYISVSKALEGTEEIDLETFTIY, encoded by the coding sequence ATGAAAGCGGTACTGGGCAAGGAGGACTATCTGGATTATTTTAGCCGTGTGTTAAAAAAGCTGGAGCAGGAAAAAGACTATGTGACAGAGTTAGATGCCGCCACCGGAGACGGAGACCATTGGGCAAACATGTATACCGGATTTAAGAAGCTTACGGATTCTGCCGAAGACTTGAGAAAAGAAAACTTAAGCGGGCTCATGAAAAGATGTGGAATGCTGCTGATGTCAGGTATCGGAGGATCATCAGGTGTACTGTACGGCGGGGCGTACATCAGCGTATCAAAGGCGCTTGAGGGGACGGAAGAAATCGACCTTGAGACTTTTACAATATATTAA
- a CDS encoding SH3 domain-containing protein encodes MKRKKICTVTLAVLSGVVILSLGTFITSFAKEDSSGSQVTTMAATANLNLRDDAGLHGKVITVMPKGASVEVYSMTSAGWYNVKYKDQTGYAYYVYLNFEGTDKGTVNDGKVTHMYATAPLNVRSKPNTGSAILGSFKRRCRHGSE; translated from the coding sequence ATGAAACGTAAGAAAATCTGTACCGTAACGCTGGCTGTACTAAGCGGTGTCGTTATTCTATCGCTCGGGACATTTATCACTTCCTTTGCCAAAGAAGACAGTTCCGGCAGTCAGGTGACTACGATGGCTGCGACTGCCAATCTCAATCTGCGCGATGACGCAGGACTCCACGGAAAAGTGATCACGGTTATGCCAAAAGGAGCCTCTGTGGAAGTCTACAGCATGACCTCAGCCGGATGGTACAACGTAAAGTACAAAGATCAGACCGGTTATGCATACTATGTATATCTGAATTTTGAGGGGACAGACAAAGGCACTGTCAACGACGGAAAGGTTACTCATATGTATGCCACAGCTCCGCTAAATGTCCGCTCTAAACCAAATACGGGCAGTGCGATTCTTGGAAGCTTTAAAAGGAGATGCCGTCACGGTAGTGAGTAA
- a CDS encoding ABC transporter permease: MILAVLACRFSVIEILLTPLIVTVKSIPVASFIILCLIWLPSRNLSVFISFLIVLPVIYTNLLEGIRQTDEKLLEMADVFSIGWGRRILYIYLSQLLPYLLTACTLALGLCWKAGVAAEVIGVPDGSIGEKLYHAKIYLNTPELFAWTVVIVMISFVFEKCF; this comes from the coding sequence ATGATACTGGCAGTGCTGGCATGCAGATTTTCTGTTATTGAGATTCTTCTGACCCCATTGATAGTTACTGTCAAATCCATACCAGTGGCATCCTTTATCATTTTGTGTCTGATATGGCTCCCGTCCAGAAATTTATCTGTGTTTATCTCGTTTTTGATCGTACTTCCCGTCATATATACGAATCTATTGGAAGGAATCCGGCAGACAGATGAGAAACTTCTTGAGATGGCAGATGTATTTTCTATTGGATGGGGCCGGAGGATTCTCTATATCTATCTCTCCCAGCTGCTTCCCTACCTTTTGACAGCATGTACGCTTGCCCTTGGATTATGCTGGAAAGCAGGTGTGGCCGCAGAGGTGATCGGTGTGCCTGACGGGTCTATAGGCGAAAAGCTGTACCATGCTAAAATTTATCTGAATACGCCGGAGCTGTTTGCGTGGACGGTTGTAATCGTCATGATCAGCTTTGTATTTGAAAAGTGTTTTTAG
- a CDS encoding DUF1700 domain-containing protein — MTQNEFLDKLRNALENELSGSAVQDNVAYYSSYIMEEMRKGRTESEVVGELGDPWVIARSLIDAAENTAEARGGYEAKEASGRQSGGREYGAGGGSVHVFGFDSWWKKLLLVLGIIGVVLIVVAVIGGIFSLLMPLIMPIIVVMLVVRLIGRRR; from the coding sequence ATGACGCAGAATGAGTTCCTGGATAAGCTTCGGAATGCGCTGGAGAATGAATTGAGCGGTTCGGCCGTTCAGGATAACGTTGCTTATTACAGTTCTTATATAATGGAAGAAATGAGAAAAGGAAGGACGGAGTCAGAAGTGGTCGGTGAGCTTGGCGATCCGTGGGTCATTGCCCGTTCTCTCATCGATGCGGCCGAAAATACCGCGGAAGCACGCGGCGGGTATGAGGCAAAAGAAGCGTCAGGGAGACAGAGCGGAGGCCGGGAGTATGGAGCGGGCGGCGGAAGTGTTCATGTGTTCGGCTTTGATTCGTGGTGGAAGAAGCTGCTGCTTGTGCTCGGTATTATCGGAGTGGTACTGATCGTCGTAGCGGTTATCGGAGGCATTTTCAGTCTGCTCATGCCGTTGATCATGCCGATCATAGTAGTGATGCTGGTAGTTCGTCTCATAGGGCGGAGAAGGTGA
- a CDS encoding sugar ABC transporter substrate-binding protein, producing MCLSLAACSSGEKEKKGSDSGDKKEESVKVAFSIPEMFSTFWEACWYGFEKQAKEYGWEATLLDPQGDLELQISQLQSQVTKALTP from the coding sequence ATGTGTCTCTCTCTGGCCGCATGTTCAAGCGGGGAGAAAGAGAAGAAAGGATCGGACAGCGGGGACAAGAAAGAAGAGTCTGTAAAGGTTGCATTTTCTATACCTGAGATGTTCTCCACATTCTGGGAGGCGTGCTGGTACGGATTTGAAAAACAGGCCAAAGAGTATGGATGGGAAGCAACGCTTCTGGATCCACAGGGTGACCTGGAACTTCAAATAAGCCAGCTGCAGAGCCAGGTTACAAAGGCGTTGACGCCATAG
- a CDS encoding ABC transporter permease subunit has translation MLAGIPWPAAILVCLIVGGMVGVVNGFAVAGLKIPPLIATLAVEQITRGIHLGLAQGAVTRLSGTFSQYRGRRTSRDTYGSYMDDRIVSVLWVLPCQDKDRRLIYAVGGNPEATRIAGINNKRLIMLVYIFAGLLCSIAGIIVVGRMNSVAVSIAQGSICRRSPHVFWGASVTIGGKGKVSGTFLGILIMGLIQNSLDLLNVSAYWQTFIQD, from the coding sequence ATGCTGGCGGGTATTCCATGGCCGGCTGCCATACTCGTATGTTTGATTGTGGGCGGGATGGTAGGAGTTGTGAATGGTTTTGCGGTTGCGGGGCTTAAGATTCCACCTTTGATCGCTACGCTTGCGGTAGAACAGATCACCAGAGGTATCCACCTTGGACTTGCACAAGGAGCCGTTACACGGCTTTCCGGAACATTTTCTCAATATCGGGGCAGGAGAACTTCTCGGGATACCTATGGCAGTTATATGGACGATCGGATTGTTTCTGTTCTTTGGGTTCTTCCTTGCCAAGACAAAGACAGGAGACTTATCTATGCGGTAGGAGGTAATCCTGAGGCTACGAGGATCGCGGGCATTAATAATAAGAGACTGATCATGCTCGTCTATATATTTGCCGGACTTTTATGCAGTATAGCAGGGATCATTGTAGTCGGCCGTATGAACTCCGTCGCTGTATCTATTGCCCAGGGATCGATATGCAGGCGATCACCGCATGTGTTCTGGGGCGCCAGCGTAACGATAGGAGGAAAGGGAAAGGTATCGGGGACATTCCTTGGAATACTGATCATGGGACTCATACAGAATTCGTTAGATTTATTAAATGTATCTGCTTACTGGCAGACATTTATACAGGACTGA
- a CDS encoding VOC family protein — translation MSNNIEVKGLAHIGIPTSDLEKSIAFYQDLGFQIIVDQEEWRAIILYSWSAAGDHRTSQSLDETVRSQAGTKGDGNIDHFALLVDDLDKTKKVLEEKEFRLQYRVSRRQKRGGRSPADVLWYMGRTA, via the coding sequence TTGAGTAATAATATAGAAGTAAAAGGACTTGCCCACATTGGAATTCCTACATCTGATCTGGAGAAAAGCATTGCGTTTTATCAGGATCTGGGATTTCAGATCATTGTAGATCAAGAGGAATGGAGGGCAATAATTTTATATTCATGGAGTGCGGCGGGTGATCATCGGACTTCGCAGTCACTGGATGAAACGGTCAGAAGCCAGGCGGGCACTAAAGGAGACGGTAATATAGATCATTTTGCGCTTCTTGTGGATGATCTTGACAAGACGAAGAAAGTTCTGGAAGAGAAGGAGTTCCGTTTGCAATACCGGGTGTCTCGACGACAGAAGCGTGGAGGCCGAAGTCCTGCAGATGTATTATGGTATATGGGCCGGACCGCGTGA
- a CDS encoding FGGY-family carbohydrate kinase codes for MHDKNELPCVPYLHKDSYLTYLVMTNCGSLMNWYRDFVMNEKYALSDRMADDRFSLLDEGVPDDPTGLLVIPNFGSSGNPHVDYAARGTIWGLTIHTSPGELFGGFKEGMAYHMKLCFEALGQMGIHPELIRVSGGGAASDVTLRIRADVFGLPVCRMEHTEAGAKGCMLLAASALGIYKMKRSIP; via the coding sequence ATGCATGATAAAAACGAACTGCCCTGTGTACCTTATCTGCACAAGGATTCTTATTTGACCTATCTTGTGATGACAAATTGTGGAAGCCTTATGAATTGGTACCGGGATTTCGTTATGAATGAAAAGTATGCGCTGTCGGATCGTATGGCGGATGATCGATTTTCACTGCTTGACGAGGGCGTTCCGGACGACCCTACAGGACTTCTGGTGATTCCGAACTTTGGTTCTTCCGGGAATCCTCACGTGGATTATGCGGCGAGAGGAACGATATGGGGACTTACTATTCACACAAGTCCCGGTGAGTTGTTTGGCGGCTTTAAGGAAGGGATGGCATACCATATGAAGCTCTGTTTTGAGGCGTTAGGCCAGATGGGAATTCATCCGGAATTGATCCGGGTATCCGGAGGAGGAGCTGCATCAGATGTAACACTCAGAATCCGCGCGGATGTATTCGGACTTCCGGTGTGCAGGATGGAGCACACAGAGGCCGGGGCAAAGGGGTGTATGTTACTTGCCGCTTCGGCACTGGGGATATACAAAATGAAAAGAAGCATTCCATAA
- a CDS encoding zinc-binding dehydrogenase, with protein MGYEENRLLKAKEFGADIVLNPARTDVAEEIMKLTQGYGCDVYIEAAGSEQSVDQGLKAIRNLGRFVQFGVFKEKISADWNIIGDTKRSISLAPISDHIVMMR; from the coding sequence ATTGGATATGAGGAGAACAGACTTTTAAAAGCGAAAGAATTTGGCGCGGACATTGTTCTTAACCCTGCCCGGACGGATGTAGCAGAGGAGATCATGAAACTCACGCAAGGGTACGGCTGTGATGTATATATAGAAGCAGCAGGAAGCGAACAGAGTGTAGATCAGGGACTGAAGGCGATCCGAAATCTGGGCCGTTTTGTACAATTTGGAGTATTTAAAGAGAAAATATCAGCTGATTGGAATATCATCGGTGATACGAAAAGATCGATATCCTTGGCTCCCATCTCGGACCATATTGTTATGATGCGGTGA
- a CDS encoding metallophosphoesterase, with product MNSQNPDIILFTGDLYDNYAAYSDDENITAALQELKAAHGKIAVWGNRDYGGGASRQYESVMREAGFTLLKNENLSVTLNDQKKILFTGLDDSLLGRPLMPYLPDQTIRITVYC from the coding sequence GTGAACAGCCAGAATCCCGATATCATACTGTTTACAGGTGATCTGTACGATAACTACGCGGCATACAGCGATGATGAAAATATAACAGCCGCCTTACAGGAATTAAAGGCAGCGCATGGTAAGATCGCGGTGTGGGGCAACCGCGACTACGGCGGCGGAGCATCCAGACAATACGAATCTGTCATGCGGGAGGCCGGTTTTACCCTGCTGAAAAATGAAAATCTGTCCGTGACGCTGAACGATCAAAAAAAGATATTGTTCACCGGCCTGGATGATTCTCTGCTTGGTCGTCCTCTGATGCCGTATCTGCCGGATCAGACGATTCGGATTACAGTATACTGCTGA
- a CDS encoding [Fe-Fe] hydrogenase large subunit C-terminal domain-containing protein, which yields MKFAETFYPEILPHISSAKSPIGMQGPTIKTYFAKQNNLDAAKIVNVAVTPCTAKKFEIRRARGTYQL from the coding sequence GTGAAATTTGCCGAGACATTTTACCCGGAGATTCTTCCACATATATCAAGTGCTAAGAGTCCTATCGGAATGCAGGGACCGACTATTAAGACGTATTTTGCGAAGCAGAATAATCTTGACGCGGCCAAGATCGTCAATGTGGCCGTGACTCCGTGTACAGCCAAGAAGTTTGAGATACGCAGGGCGAGAGGAACATATCAGCTGTAA
- a CDS encoding DAK2 domain-containing protein, which translates to MYCTAGRTSAYQRRLRGRKKSTLRLLQYIKSYARIHYVKRRARPGHKTMIDALDPAVNVLRRLLDENQPECEVLEAVKRLPERG; encoded by the coding sequence GTGTACTGTACGGCGGGGCGTACATCAGCGTATCAAAGGCGCTTGAGGGGACGGAAGAAATCGACCTTGAGACTTTTACAATATATTAAAAGCTATGCTCGAATCCATTATGTCAAGAGGAGGGCCAGGCCGGGGCATAAAACTATGATCGATGCCCTAGACCCGGCAGTAAATGTACTTAGGAGACTCCTTGATGAGAATCAGCCGGAGTGTGAAGTGCTGGAAGCGGTAAAGAGGCTTCCAGAAAGGGGCTGA
- a CDS encoding FGGY family carbohydrate kinase: MGEGKRIVRQYGRKELIELTGVCPSEMYALPKMIWTKEHTDIFEQTRFLFMYEDYVAYMLTGERKISYSGASRSMAFDIRKQEWCEELLGLAGLNKEMMSEPVPSGRSSET; encoded by the coding sequence ATCGGCGAGGGCAAAAGAATCGTCAGACAGTATGGACGAAAGGAATTGATTGAGCTTACCGGGGTCTGTCCCAGTGAGATGTATGCCCTCCCAAAGATGATCTGGACAAAGGAGCATACAGATATCTTTGAACAGACCCGGTTTCTGTTCATGTATGAGGACTATGTTGCATATATGCTGACAGGAGAGAGAAAGATCAGCTATTCCGGAGCATCGAGGAGTATGGCTTTTGATATCAGAAAGCAGGAGTGGTGTGAGGAACTGCTGGGACTGGCGGGACTCAATAAAGAGATGATGTCCGAACCGGTCCCTTCCGGGAGATCATCGGAAACATAA
- a CDS encoding zinc-binding dehydrogenase, whose product MIARQRGAATVTIVDLKESQLRTALELGASYTVLADKTRIKTQETAPNGFDVIIEATGVPKVCEAGIPCSQIPAQLLHLGLTRFTAGSRSIHRGVLQRSKDHRLLCASKDDAAVH is encoded by the coding sequence ATGATCGCCAGGCAGAGAGGAGCTGCCACAGTGACGATAGTGGACCTTAAGGAGAGTCAGCTGCGTACGGCCCTGGAGCTGGGAGCCTCTTATACTGTGCTGGCAGATAAAACCAGAATAAAAACTCAGGAAACAGCCCCGAATGGATTTGACGTTATTATAGAAGCTACAGGCGTTCCGAAAGTATGTGAGGCAGGAATTCCCTGCTCGCAGATACCGGCACAATTATTACATTTGGGGCTTACCCGGTTCACAGCAGGATCGAGATCGATCCACAGAGGTGTACTACAGAGATCTAAAGATCATCGGCTCTTATGCGCTTCAAAAGACGATGCAGCAGTCCATTGA
- a CDS encoding LacI family DNA-binding transcriptional regulator, whose amino-acid sequence MQKSNGSKVTIGDVARIANVSKSTVSHVLNDTKHVSDRTKDKILKVIEETGYTPNLVAKALKSRRRGR is encoded by the coding sequence ATGCAGAAAAGCAACGGAAGTAAAGTGACGATTGGCGATGTGGCTAGAATTGCAAACGTTTCAAAGTCAACGGTCTCCCATGTGCTGAATGACACGAAGCATGTAAGCGACAGAACAAAGGATAAGATATTGAAGGTGATCGAGGAGACGGGCTACACGCCCAATCTGGTGGCGAAGGCTCTGAAAAGTCGGAGACGAGGACGATAG
- a CDS encoding [Fe-Fe] hydrogenase large subunit C-terminal domain-containing protein: MEGKMVAALRSLGADYVLDTNFAADLTIMEEASELVERVTKRQNRCRSLQAAVRRG; the protein is encoded by the coding sequence GTGGAAGGCAAGATGGTGGCTGCGCTTAGAAGTCTTGGAGCAGACTATGTGCTCGATACGAACTTTGCCGCAGACCTGACGATCATGGAAGAGGCGTCTGAACTTGTAGAGCGCGTTACGAAAAGACAAAACCGCTGCCGCAGTTTACAAGCTGCTGTCCGGCGTGGGTGA
- a CDS encoding DeoR family transcriptional regulator: protein MNLLNTNGYVEISALCRMFNVTEMTIRRDLDQLAQYNDIERTRAEQSDRKPPFMKKQDLNTGSTFIQKKSFKSHPKL from the coding sequence TTGAATTTATTAAATACTAATGGTTATGTAGAGATCAGCGCATTGTGCCGTATGTTTAATGTAACTGAAATGACCATTCGCCGGGATCTCGACCAGCTTGCTCAGTATAATGATATTGAACGTACCAGGGCGGAGCAGTCAGATCGGAAACCACCCTTTATGAAGAAACAAGATTTGAACACCGGATCAACCTTCATTCAGAAGAAAAGCTTCAAATCGCATCCGAAGCTTTAA
- a CDS encoding alcohol dehydrogenase catalytic domain-containing protein yields the protein MTEYPVVPGHEFSGVVEAVGNKVINFTLGDHVVGDPNIFCENCDFCKANKQIHCKNIQVVGNTRTEHLLNILHCRSGVLSIYQRIQI from the coding sequence GTGACAGAATACCCGGTTGTGCCGGGGCATGAATTTTCCGGTGTGGTTGAGGCTGTAGGAAATAAGGTGATCAATTTTACCCTGGGAGATCATGTAGTAGGGGATCCTAATATTTTCTGTGAAAACTGTGATTTTTGTAAGGCAAATAAACAGATACATTGTAAGAACATACAGGTAGTGGGAAATACGAGGACGGAGCATTTGCTGAATATATTACACTGCCGGAGCGGTGTGCTTTCCATATACCAAAGGATACAGATATGA